The following proteins come from a genomic window of Solwaraspora sp. WMMA2065:
- a CDS encoding GTPase translates to MTGFVDRVRHLVRGDSRVDADLLVDRLDALGRFLRAADGRIPDDRLGAARTLVERAGARLALSREHTVVALAGATGSGKSSIFNALAGRDLSSVGVRRPTTGYAHACGWGAVDGASGLLDWVGVLPRHRFVRESALDGTDEAGLHGLVLLDLPDFDSVEYGHRLEVDRLLGLVDLVIWVVDPQKYADRVIHRSYLREFHRNRDVTVVVLNHADRLDRAELPRLLADLRRLLDADGLDGVPLLATSALVPAAMTELRRLLEGTVAERQAALRRLSGDLDTVTDGLAELVGPADERAEDEINRGTVRRLSLALAAAAGVPSVVDAVESAYLHRAGAATGWPLTRAWRRLRPDPLLRLHLLGSGRTGGTGPADQPAPVTAPDRPVPPSLTGAGGPVPVTSLPAPSAAQRAAVDLAVRSLAEQAGSRLPTPWSAAVTAAARSQRAELPDALDRAIGGADLGLDRQPMWWRLVRAVQWAVTATAAAGLGWLLVGFVIRTLGLPALDYPTVGVLPVPTAMLLGGLLGGVLLSLLIRPVTGWAARRVRRRAEDRLYDVVAETARRLVVAPVRAILQAHADARDALDRVRSSHR, encoded by the coding sequence GTGACCGGCTTCGTCGACCGGGTCCGACACCTGGTCCGAGGAGACTCACGGGTGGACGCCGACCTGCTGGTCGACCGGCTCGACGCGCTCGGGCGGTTCCTGCGCGCCGCCGACGGTCGGATTCCCGACGACCGGCTCGGAGCCGCCCGCACCCTGGTCGAGCGGGCCGGAGCCCGGCTGGCGCTGTCCCGGGAGCACACCGTCGTGGCGCTGGCCGGCGCCACCGGCAGCGGCAAGTCCAGCATCTTCAACGCGCTGGCCGGGCGGGACCTCTCTTCGGTCGGCGTGCGCCGCCCCACCACCGGGTACGCGCACGCGTGCGGTTGGGGGGCGGTCGACGGGGCGAGCGGGCTGTTGGACTGGGTCGGGGTCCTGCCCCGACACCGGTTCGTCCGGGAGAGCGCCCTGGACGGCACCGACGAGGCCGGGCTGCACGGTCTGGTCCTGCTCGACCTGCCCGACTTCGATTCGGTTGAGTACGGACACCGGCTGGAGGTCGACCGGCTACTCGGCCTGGTCGACCTGGTGATCTGGGTGGTCGACCCGCAGAAGTACGCCGACCGGGTGATCCACCGCAGCTATCTGCGGGAGTTCCATCGCAACCGGGACGTCACCGTGGTGGTACTCAACCACGCCGACCGGCTGGACCGGGCCGAGCTGCCCCGGCTGCTCGCCGACCTGCGCCGGCTGCTCGACGCCGACGGGCTCGACGGAGTCCCGCTGCTGGCCACCTCGGCGCTGGTGCCGGCCGCGATGACCGAGCTGCGCCGGCTGTTGGAAGGCACGGTGGCCGAGCGGCAGGCGGCGCTGCGTCGACTCTCCGGTGATCTGGATACGGTCACCGACGGTCTGGCGGAGCTGGTCGGTCCGGCCGACGAACGCGCCGAGGATGAGATCAACCGCGGCACGGTGCGCCGGCTCAGCCTGGCGCTGGCGGCGGCGGCCGGGGTGCCGAGCGTCGTCGACGCCGTCGAGTCGGCGTACCTGCACCGGGCCGGGGCCGCGACCGGCTGGCCACTCACCCGGGCCTGGCGCAGGCTGCGGCCGGATCCGCTGCTACGGCTGCACCTGCTCGGCTCCGGCCGGACCGGCGGCACCGGCCCGGCCGACCAACCAGCGCCGGTGACCGCGCCCGATCGACCGGTGCCGCCGTCGCTGACCGGGGCTGGTGGACCGGTGCCGGTCACCTCGTTGCCGGCGCCGAGTGCGGCGCAGCGCGCCGCGGTCGATCTGGCCGTACGCAGCCTCGCCGAGCAGGCCGGTAGTCGGCTGCCGACCCCCTGGTCTGCGGCGGTTACCGCCGCCGCCCGGTCGCAACGGGCCGAGCTGCCGGACGCTCTCGACCGGGCGATCGGCGGCGCCGACCTGGGCCTGGACCGGCAGCCGATGTGGTGGCGGCTGGTCCGCGCGGTGCAGTGGGCGGTCACCGCCACCGCCGCCGCCGGGCTCGGCTGGCTGCTGGTCGGCTTCGTCATCCGTACGCTGGGTCTGCCGGCCCTCGACTATCCGACGGTCGGTGTCCTGCCGGTGCCGACCGCGATGCTGCTCGGCGGCCTGCTCGGCGGGGTTCTGCTCAGTCTGTTGATCCGTCCGGTGACCGGGTGGGCGGCCCGACGGGTCCGCAGACGGGCCGAGGACCGGCTGTACGACGTGGTGGCCGAGACTGCCCGCCGGTTGGTCGTCGCCCCGGTCCGGGCGATCCTGCAGGCGCACGCCGACGCCCGCGACGCGCTGGACCGCGTTCGGTCGTCCCACCGCTGA
- the pdhA gene encoding pyruvate dehydrogenase (acetyl-transferring) E1 component subunit alpha, whose product MAKGERGTATRARPAAARRRVSKNAADPELVQLLTPDGERIDRVTGPDGTQYTVDFTDAEYRALYRDLVVVRKLDAEATALQRQGELGIWASLLGQEAAQVGSGRALRAQDMAFPTYREHGVLYCRGIDPIMPLGLFRGVDQGGWDPNEFKFNMYTIVIGAQTLHATGYAMGITMDGKVGGDDGEAVIAYFGDGASAQGDVNEAFVWSSVFNAPIVFFCQNNQYAISEPLERQTRIPLYQRSSGFGFPGVRVDGNDVLASYAVTRTALDNARHGQGPTLIEAYTYRMGAHTTSDDPTRYRIASEVEAWQAKDPIARVRAFLEKQQIADADFFAEVDAQAKRDAVHLRERVLSMPDPQPGALFDHVYAHGSPLLDTERAQFERYLASFEGGSH is encoded by the coding sequence ATGGCGAAAGGCGAGCGCGGGACAGCGACCCGTGCCAGACCGGCCGCGGCTCGACGGCGCGTCAGCAAGAACGCCGCCGATCCGGAGTTGGTGCAGCTGCTGACTCCGGACGGCGAACGGATCGACCGGGTGACCGGCCCCGACGGCACGCAGTACACGGTCGACTTCACCGACGCCGAGTACCGTGCCCTCTACCGGGACCTCGTCGTGGTGCGGAAACTCGACGCCGAGGCGACCGCCCTGCAGCGCCAGGGCGAACTGGGCATCTGGGCGAGCCTGCTCGGTCAGGAGGCCGCGCAGGTCGGCTCCGGACGGGCGCTGCGCGCTCAGGACATGGCGTTTCCCACCTACCGCGAACACGGTGTGCTCTACTGCCGCGGCATCGACCCGATCATGCCGCTGGGGTTGTTCCGCGGGGTCGACCAGGGTGGCTGGGATCCGAACGAGTTCAAGTTCAACATGTACACGATCGTGATCGGCGCCCAGACGCTGCACGCCACCGGCTACGCCATGGGCATCACCATGGACGGCAAGGTCGGCGGCGACGACGGCGAGGCGGTCATCGCGTACTTCGGTGACGGGGCGTCGGCGCAGGGTGACGTCAACGAAGCCTTCGTCTGGTCCAGCGTCTTCAACGCGCCGATCGTCTTCTTCTGTCAGAACAACCAGTACGCGATTTCCGAACCCCTCGAACGACAGACCAGGATCCCGCTCTACCAGCGGTCGTCCGGCTTCGGCTTCCCGGGCGTACGGGTGGACGGCAACGACGTGCTGGCCAGCTACGCGGTGACCCGGACCGCGCTGGACAACGCCCGGCACGGGCAGGGTCCGACGCTGATCGAGGCGTACACGTACCGGATGGGGGCGCACACCACCTCCGACGACCCGACCCGGTACCGGATCGCCAGCGAGGTGGAGGCGTGGCAGGCCAAGGACCCGATCGCCCGGGTCCGCGCCTTCCTGGAGAAGCAGCAGATCGCCGATGCCGACTTCTTCGCCGAGGTCGACGCGCAGGCTAAGCGGGACGCGGTGCACCTGCGGGAGCGGGTGCTGAGCATGCCCGACCCGCAGCCCGGCGCGCTCTTCGATCACGTGTACGCGCACGGCTCGCCGCTGCTCGACACCGAGCGGGCCCAGTTCGAGCGGTACCTGGCATCGTTCGAGGGAGGGTCGCACTGA